A genomic segment from Pistricoccus aurantiacus encodes:
- a CDS encoding tyrosine-type recombinase/integrase: MHDVSFLELVSRYAADKHLRPKSVSTYTAVVRLFRRYLGHETYPSMVTRQMVIEWRVSIIRSQDRSGGITESSWNNYARHLKALYNFGIKYQLIACTQNPFNEVFVKQPKKAKKTLQPLQIRYAREVLDVCRRYETYYEEASKIHPAWFWQVVMETFYYTGIRLNQLLHIEAGDINLKKRIFRASAAGSKTYSESVLPIPDGLYPYLYTLIVAAHNTGFKQKDQLFNVNRFSHRHKKTTMDTWQTEHFFQALSELAGYKLSPHRFRHFLATSLMESPERNIHVTQNILNHTDIRTTMEYVHPDVESMRRALNARPPV; encoded by the coding sequence ATGCATGACGTATCATTCCTGGAACTTGTGAGTCGCTATGCAGCCGATAAACACCTGCGCCCCAAAAGCGTCAGTACCTACACGGCGGTCGTGAGATTATTCAGACGCTATCTGGGCCATGAGACTTACCCCAGCATGGTCACACGCCAGATGGTGATTGAATGGAGAGTGTCGATCATACGCTCGCAGGATAGATCTGGCGGCATAACCGAATCGAGCTGGAACAACTATGCGCGCCACCTCAAGGCGCTCTACAACTTCGGAATCAAATATCAACTGATCGCATGCACCCAGAACCCTTTCAATGAGGTTTTCGTCAAACAGCCAAAAAAAGCCAAGAAGACACTACAGCCATTACAGATCCGCTATGCGAGAGAAGTGCTAGACGTCTGCCGACGATATGAAACCTACTACGAAGAAGCCTCGAAGATTCATCCGGCCTGGTTCTGGCAGGTCGTTATGGAGACCTTCTACTACACGGGCATACGACTGAATCAGCTACTGCATATCGAAGCCGGTGACATCAATCTCAAGAAACGGATATTTCGTGCATCGGCTGCCGGCTCGAAAACCTATTCAGAATCCGTCCTGCCAATCCCTGACGGGCTATATCCCTATCTATACACATTAATTGTGGCTGCTCACAATACCGGGTTTAAACAAAAGGATCAGCTTTTCAATGTGAATCGATTTAGCCACCGCCACAAGAAAACGACCATGGATACTTGGCAGACAGAACATTTTTTCCAGGCGCTGTCTGAGCTGGCCGGCTACAAACTATCGCCGCACCGCTTCCGTCACTTCCTTGCGACGAGCTTGATGGAAAGCCCTGAACGCAATATCCACGTTACCCAAAATATACTCAATCACACCGACATACGCACGACGATGGAATACGTTCATCCCGATGTGGAATCCATGCGTCGCGCCCTGAACGCCAGGCCACCGGTGTAA
- the mobH gene encoding MobH family relaxase has protein sequence MLRRLFSRSAAIPQTTEGYLSPQSGNALLSTPRRQSMIKMLWDTTSLTQQVFDEYLLAPIKRYAELVQLLPASESHHHAYAGGMLDHALEMACYGLRLRQRHLLPPGAKPEDQSSAGELWSAAIIYGALMHDVAKVLVDIEIHLEDGREWQVWHGTIPIPYRVRYRQGREYHLHSAVNPLLCQQVLGGRVMDWLMSQPKLFALFMYTIAGHPERGGIIAELIHQADRASVAKALGGDPVQALSAPAESIQRKLAEGLRYLVREQFKVNKRGGQAWLTDDSLWLVSPRAINELKAHLYAQGIKSIPADLNRLYGELHAHGLIEEVEEGKHVWKCEVIDGDWHQSFNMLKLPPTLIWGVEGRPNSFSGKLNVEGAGAVEEEKGEGGDKHQKRQDREGGQAYSQTAETETAANRQPQKQTIEPSITAVATTSPSNTAIDDDIMALFPEVGAAEPQNTDESNGSSSGQSHNLFGPNSSKSANVPNTITKSNEVNSNNSSDLGEQFWQWLKAGLADHSILINDTKAPVHVVNGTYFLVSPGIFKRFSTTVLNDEEQWKAVQKRFQKLGIHVRSQGQNIHKVSVEGPNKIRTLMGYLLKDPKQVSQKTPPDNWVLTLLTAKGEGEKSDA, from the coding sequence ATGCTCCGCCGCTTGTTTTCGCGCTCCGCCGCTATTCCACAGACGACTGAGGGCTACCTGTCTCCGCAGTCGGGAAATGCGTTGCTGTCGACACCTCGCCGGCAGTCGATGATCAAGATGCTATGGGACACGACGTCTCTAACCCAGCAGGTCTTCGACGAATACCTGCTGGCACCGATCAAGCGCTACGCGGAACTCGTTCAACTACTTCCCGCCTCTGAATCCCATCACCATGCCTACGCTGGTGGCATGCTTGATCACGCGCTTGAGATGGCGTGCTATGGGTTGCGACTGCGTCAGCGACATCTTCTGCCGCCTGGTGCCAAGCCCGAGGACCAAAGCTCAGCAGGAGAGTTGTGGAGTGCAGCAATTATCTACGGCGCATTGATGCATGACGTGGCCAAAGTGCTGGTCGACATAGAAATCCATCTTGAGGACGGCAGGGAATGGCAAGTCTGGCACGGCACGATACCGATTCCTTACCGGGTGCGGTATCGCCAGGGCCGGGAATATCACCTGCATAGTGCCGTAAACCCTTTGCTGTGCCAGCAGGTTCTTGGTGGCAGGGTCATGGACTGGTTGATGAGCCAGCCTAAACTTTTCGCACTCTTTATGTACACGATTGCCGGCCACCCCGAGCGGGGCGGCATCATTGCGGAGCTGATTCACCAGGCTGACCGGGCGAGCGTGGCCAAAGCCCTGGGTGGTGATCCGGTCCAGGCACTATCCGCGCCGGCGGAGTCGATCCAGCGCAAGCTGGCCGAAGGCCTGCGCTATCTGGTCAGAGAGCAGTTCAAGGTAAACAAACGAGGCGGGCAGGCCTGGTTGACCGACGACTCGCTATGGTTGGTGTCGCCTCGGGCTATTAACGAACTCAAGGCCCACCTGTATGCCCAGGGCATCAAGAGTATTCCGGCAGATCTGAATCGACTTTATGGAGAACTTCATGCTCACGGGCTGATCGAGGAAGTCGAAGAGGGCAAACATGTTTGGAAATGCGAAGTAATCGATGGGGATTGGCATCAGTCATTCAACATGCTCAAGCTGCCTCCCACACTGATCTGGGGCGTCGAGGGTAGACCGAATTCCTTCAGTGGAAAACTGAATGTGGAGGGCGCGGGAGCCGTTGAGGAAGAGAAGGGCGAAGGGGGAGATAAGCACCAAAAGCGCCAGGATCGTGAAGGTGGGCAGGCCTATAGCCAGACAGCCGAAACGGAGACCGCTGCTAATCGGCAACCACAGAAACAGACTATTGAGCCCTCCATTACAGCTGTAGCGACGACTTCACCATCAAATACCGCTATCGACGACGACATCATGGCGTTGTTCCCCGAGGTTGGAGCGGCTGAACCGCAAAATACTGATGAATCTAATGGTTCCAGTAGTGGGCAATCACATAATTTATTCGGGCCAAATTCATCCAAGTCTGCTAATGTACCTAATACTATAACAAAGTCGAATGAAGTAAATTCTAATAATAGCTCGGACCTCGGAGAGCAGTTCTGGCAGTGGTTGAAAGCGGGGCTTGCGGATCATTCCATTTTGATCAATGACACAAAGGCGCCTGTTCACGTCGTGAACGGCACCTACTTCTTAGTCAGTCCCGGCATTTTCAAGCGTTTCAGCACCACCGTACTGAACGACGAAGAGCAATGGAAAGCGGTGCAGAAACGCTTCCAGAAGCTGGGTATTCACGTCAGGAGCCAAGGACAGAATATACACAAGGTATCTGTCGAAGGACCAAACAAGATCCGAACGCTGATGGGATATCTGCTTAAGGACCCGAAACAGGTGAGTCAGAAGACCCCACCTGACAACTGGGTATTGACCCTGTTGACCGCCAAAGGAGAAGGGGAGAAGTCAGATGCATGA
- a CDS encoding DUF2971 domain-containing protein, whose translation MNRLFHYTSLSGILGVLRSRSLWATHAYYLNDASEFFHGLDFAKQVAGGILMEDDYLEAFGWAIRHGLESVTADDLYVASFSEKADLLSQWRGYCPPGAGLCLGFEFDCLEEFCQSRGYRLEQCIYEHDQQIQQVESLVTQCFERFPKPAFARSDYEKLNSKGQVNANIDYRLCTSEGPDKPQADAAVDWLCAEISKLAPLFKNEGFHEESEWRIVAKEPRELVQFRASSSYLAPYIELEMLSGVAVSALREVIVGPNPNQHRCESSIKMLLDSFGLGNVEVKVSPLP comes from the coding sequence ATGAATAGACTTTTTCACTACACAAGCCTAAGCGGCATCCTTGGGGTACTTAGAAGCCGAAGTCTCTGGGCGACGCATGCCTATTACCTAAACGACGCGAGCGAGTTCTTCCACGGGCTTGATTTTGCGAAACAGGTAGCCGGAGGCATTCTTATGGAGGACGACTACTTGGAGGCGTTTGGATGGGCAATACGGCACGGTCTTGAGTCTGTCACCGCTGATGACCTTTACGTTGCGTCCTTTAGCGAAAAGGCGGATCTCCTAAGTCAGTGGCGCGGCTATTGCCCACCGGGTGCTGGCCTGTGTTTGGGCTTCGAGTTTGACTGTCTTGAAGAATTTTGCCAGTCCAGAGGATATCGGTTGGAGCAGTGCATCTATGAGCACGACCAGCAGATTCAGCAAGTTGAATCTCTTGTGACCCAATGCTTTGAGCGGTTTCCAAAGCCTGCATTCGCACGGAGTGACTATGAAAAGCTCAATTCCAAAGGTCAAGTGAATGCAAACATCGACTATAGACTCTGTACATCGGAAGGACCGGACAAGCCGCAGGCTGATGCTGCAGTTGATTGGCTTTGTGCTGAGATTTCCAAGCTTGCGCCACTCTTCAAGAATGAAGGGTTCCATGAGGAATCAGAATGGCGCATCGTAGCAAAGGAGCCAAGGGAACTCGTACAGTTTCGGGCGAGTTCTTCCTATTTGGCTCCTTACATAGAACTCGAAATGCTTTCCGGCGTAGCCGTGTCTGCTCTACGTGAAGTCATAGTAGGACCAAATCCAAATCAGCATCGTTGTGAGTCGTCGATTAAGATGCTATTGGACTCGTTTGGTCTCGGAAATGTGGAGGTAAAAGTGTCTCCTCTGCCATGA
- a CDS encoding DEAD/DEAH box helicase → MIQLPPLVVNMSFPKGRVRHVLRQGAEIQILEREEERITSRTTLPILHLANGERVLVTSRPSIARPISVDGILKERPGSGYKWMSHRLLEEFEAMVARDGWPRVAWEIANSWTGRLSFRSEIKQENGAVRPGDEGLRPPQLGALHAIGAHWSLEHQPATIVMPTGTGKTETMLATLAAFGKTPLLVVVPWDSLRAQTVQKFLTFGLLRKLKVLPGAVLNPIVGIINKRPQTIEDLELIDACNVVVVTASAIGVGTQREILDALAQKCRALILDEAHHVPASNWTRIRDAFNHVPILQFTATPFRRDGRLVDGKVIFNYPLGHAQRDGYFKSIQFNPVCEVRGKGQADQAIAEVAVQQLREDLRAGYDHLLMARCESIGRAEVVEQIYRELAPDLEPVLIHSESRGTDTRVEDLKAGRSKIVICVNMLGEGFDLPSLKVAAVHDMHRSLAILLQFTGRFTRVAGQNIGNATVVANIADSRVSGALERLYSEDADWNKLLSELSSEAAQGHAELIEFLQSSRRLDKPADDDVSISHKLLRPIFSTVVYRAEQFLPTRFYTGLGKGRHVHAVWLHEQTSTLYFVTRNEPRVRWLQSKEVCDREWALFVLHYDENSRLLFLSSTDHGSMFQELAQAVSDSVSLISGEQVFRSLGRINRLMFQSLGVKKHGRRNLSFAMYTGADVALALGVSERAGSVKNNVSGTGWEEGNRIAIGCSYKGRVWSREQGSIPSLIRWCKAVGSKLMDDTINVADIIANVLIPQEVDRLPDVTVLTVEWPAELLGISEERVIFTSENEEWPLYLIDIQLLETEGNDVHFVLSTDDCPEFAAFTLTIGGENGFQVQQTYGNDLTTKIGNREYRTSEYFSAYPPLVRFVDLSELDGNLLIKPQDPRELAIDERQFEAWNWQGVDITVESIWRNGQERRESIQWRTAQHFVQGGFDVVFDDDGAGEAADLVCLKEEPDRIRMVLVHCKFAGGQTPGERVKDVVEVCSQAVRSAKWKWRFRDLGQHINNRNLKLANYTVRPSRFLAGSSVVLNNIVKAYRFKRVEAEILVVQPGLSMTNRTADQNMVMASAATFLKETIGCDLGIICSA, encoded by the coding sequence ATGATCCAATTACCGCCTCTGGTGGTGAATATGTCGTTCCCTAAGGGACGGGTGCGGCATGTCTTGCGGCAGGGTGCCGAGATCCAGATATTGGAACGAGAAGAAGAACGGATTACGTCGAGAACCACGTTGCCGATTTTGCACCTAGCAAATGGTGAGCGAGTGCTGGTGACCTCAAGGCCGAGCATTGCTCGCCCGATCAGTGTGGATGGTATCTTAAAAGAACGTCCAGGAAGTGGCTATAAATGGATGAGCCATCGGTTGCTCGAGGAATTTGAGGCAATGGTTGCGCGGGATGGTTGGCCTCGCGTGGCTTGGGAAATTGCTAATTCTTGGACCGGACGACTATCTTTCCGTTCCGAAATCAAACAGGAAAATGGAGCCGTGAGGCCGGGGGACGAAGGATTAAGGCCGCCGCAGTTGGGCGCTTTGCATGCAATCGGGGCGCACTGGAGCCTGGAGCATCAGCCGGCAACGATTGTGATGCCGACTGGAACTGGGAAGACGGAAACGATGCTGGCTACCCTAGCGGCTTTTGGAAAGACGCCACTTCTGGTTGTAGTTCCGTGGGATTCTCTTCGAGCTCAGACTGTACAAAAGTTCCTTACATTCGGGTTGCTCAGGAAGCTCAAGGTACTACCCGGAGCGGTGCTCAACCCTATCGTCGGAATCATCAACAAACGTCCGCAAACGATTGAAGATCTTGAACTGATTGATGCATGCAACGTCGTGGTGGTCACGGCTAGTGCCATCGGTGTGGGCACGCAAAGAGAGATCCTTGATGCATTGGCACAAAAGTGCAGAGCGTTGATCTTGGACGAGGCGCATCATGTCCCGGCTTCCAACTGGACGCGTATAAGGGATGCATTCAACCACGTCCCCATTCTCCAGTTTACGGCTACGCCTTTCAGGCGGGATGGGAGACTCGTCGACGGAAAGGTCATATTCAACTACCCGCTTGGCCATGCCCAGCGGGATGGTTACTTCAAGTCGATCCAGTTTAATCCTGTCTGTGAGGTTCGTGGCAAGGGGCAGGCAGATCAGGCGATTGCCGAGGTAGCTGTCCAGCAGCTAAGGGAAGACCTGCGTGCTGGATACGACCATTTGCTCATGGCCCGGTGCGAGAGCATCGGCCGGGCTGAGGTCGTGGAGCAGATCTATAGGGAGCTAGCTCCCGATCTAGAGCCCGTCTTAATTCACTCGGAGAGCCGTGGCACCGACACTAGAGTAGAGGATCTGAAAGCGGGCCGATCCAAGATCGTGATCTGCGTCAACATGCTAGGAGAGGGATTCGATCTTCCTAGCCTGAAGGTGGCGGCTGTCCACGACATGCATCGAAGCCTAGCCATCCTTCTGCAATTTACTGGCCGATTTACCCGGGTTGCAGGCCAGAACATAGGCAATGCTACTGTCGTCGCAAATATCGCAGATTCCCGAGTTTCCGGTGCGCTGGAACGCCTTTATAGTGAAGATGCCGATTGGAATAAATTGTTAAGCGAACTCAGTTCAGAAGCTGCCCAAGGGCATGCGGAGCTGATCGAATTTCTTCAGTCATCGCGAAGGTTGGATAAGCCAGCTGACGATGACGTTTCCATTTCGCACAAGTTGCTTCGCCCAATTTTTAGTACGGTGGTTTATCGCGCAGAGCAATTCCTTCCAACCAGGTTCTATACGGGCCTAGGAAAAGGTCGTCATGTTCATGCAGTTTGGCTACATGAACAAACAAGTACTTTGTATTTTGTTACAAGGAATGAGCCACGCGTACGCTGGCTGCAATCCAAAGAAGTCTGTGATCGGGAATGGGCTCTGTTTGTGCTGCATTATGACGAAAATTCGAGGCTTCTATTCTTGTCTTCAACAGACCATGGCTCTATGTTCCAGGAGCTAGCCCAGGCAGTATCTGACTCGGTTTCCTTGATCAGCGGGGAACAGGTGTTCCGTTCACTTGGCCGAATCAACCGACTGATGTTTCAAAGTCTAGGTGTGAAGAAGCACGGTAGGCGAAATCTGAGCTTCGCCATGTACACCGGAGCCGATGTCGCCCTGGCGCTTGGCGTTTCCGAGCGAGCCGGTTCCGTCAAGAACAACGTCAGCGGGACGGGTTGGGAAGAAGGAAATAGGATCGCGATCGGGTGTTCATATAAAGGACGCGTATGGTCAAGAGAACAAGGTTCTATTCCTTCACTTATCCGTTGGTGTAAGGCAGTCGGCTCGAAGCTCATGGACGATACTATTAACGTTGCCGACATCATTGCGAATGTGCTGATTCCACAAGAAGTCGACAGGCTGCCAGATGTAACGGTACTTACTGTAGAGTGGCCGGCAGAGCTGTTGGGCATATCCGAGGAACGGGTAATATTTACGTCCGAAAATGAAGAATGGCCACTATACCTGATTGATATTCAGCTTCTTGAGACGGAAGGGAATGACGTGCATTTCGTACTTAGTACGGACGACTGTCCTGAGTTCGCCGCGTTTACTTTGACGATTGGAGGCGAAAACGGTTTTCAGGTTCAACAGACGTATGGAAATGATTTAACGACTAAGATCGGGAATCGTGAATACCGTACATCGGAGTATTTCAGTGCCTATCCACCTTTGGTCCGCTTTGTGGATCTTTCTGAGTTGGATGGAAATCTTCTGATCAAGCCCCAAGATCCACGAGAGCTAGCAATTGATGAGAGGCAGTTCGAAGCGTGGAACTGGCAGGGCGTGGATATAACGGTTGAATCCATCTGGCGAAATGGACAGGAGCGCCGGGAATCAATTCAATGGAGAACCGCGCAACATTTCGTCCAAGGCGGTTTCGATGTAGTGTTCGACGATGACGGCGCGGGCGAAGCGGCCGACTTGGTTTGCCTGAAGGAGGAGCCGGATCGTATTCGAATGGTATTAGTCCACTGCAAATTCGCGGGTGGCCAGACGCCCGGCGAACGCGTGAAAGATGTCGTCGAAGTTTGTTCGCAGGCTGTGCGCTCGGCAAAATGGAAATGGCGCTTTAGGGATCTTGGCCAACACATTAATAACAGAAATCTGAAATTAGCAAATTATACCGTGCGCCCTAGTCGGTTCCTCGCGGGTAGCTCGGTGGTGTTGAACAACATTGTGAAGGCCTATCGATTTAAACGGGTTGAAGCGGAGATACTCGTGGTTCAGCCCGGTCTCTCAATGACAAACCGGACGGCCGATCAAAACATGGTGATGGCTTCGGCTGCTACGTTTCTCAAAGAAACTATTGGATGTGATCTTGGGATTATCTGCAGTGCGTAG
- a CDS encoding adenosine deaminase family protein: MNQWQIEPATKQIGAIEHKAVRQSLAAELCERERGELHVHMNGAIPVSTIRDILADELVELPYGFVIERDLVRHTPCQSLASYLTPWQVLRLFPKKRENLNRITLAVFASLSESNVRFVELRSSVLYLATLQNCSPTQALERLIESSRAASDQFGIRFGLILTVTRGDYSSAALFTLLQAYQNLGEPHDVVGLDLAGDEEIAYPGELPSLYRKAKDRFGLGVTIHAGETGRVDNVRAALELFGADRIGHGTAASKDPHLLDYLASQEICIEVCPISNRLTGAVPADEAHPLSEFRRHQVPFVICSDNPAIHQRGLAEDDAMAMTEGLSAIDIYQQFEVAKRFSFIEGLN; the protein is encoded by the coding sequence TTGAATCAGTGGCAGATTGAACCAGCAACAAAGCAGATTGGCGCAATCGAGCATAAGGCGGTAAGACAGAGCTTGGCTGCAGAACTTTGTGAACGGGAACGGGGAGAGCTTCATGTGCATATGAACGGAGCGATCCCGGTATCGACAATTCGAGACATCCTTGCCGACGAATTGGTTGAATTGCCGTACGGTTTTGTAATTGAGCGTGACCTGGTGCGGCACACCCCATGTCAATCACTAGCGTCATACCTGACCCCTTGGCAGGTTTTGCGTCTCTTTCCTAAAAAACGCGAGAATTTGAATCGCATTACCTTAGCGGTCTTTGCTAGTCTTTCGGAAAGCAATGTGCGCTTTGTGGAACTCCGAAGTAGTGTTTTGTACCTTGCGACTTTGCAAAATTGCTCTCCTACTCAGGCCCTGGAACGCCTTATCGAGTCGTCCAGAGCCGCGTCTGACCAATTTGGTATACGTTTTGGATTGATTCTCACTGTGACCCGTGGCGACTACAGCTCGGCTGCCCTGTTTACACTTCTGCAGGCATATCAAAACTTGGGTGAGCCGCACGATGTGGTGGGACTGGATCTAGCTGGTGACGAAGAAATTGCGTATCCAGGCGAATTGCCGTCACTGTATCGAAAGGCAAAAGACCGGTTTGGGCTTGGAGTCACCATACATGCCGGTGAGACCGGACGCGTGGACAACGTTCGGGCAGCCTTGGAATTGTTTGGCGCAGACCGAATTGGCCATGGTACAGCGGCTAGCAAAGATCCTCACTTGTTAGATTACTTGGCGAGTCAGGAAATCTGCATCGAAGTATGCCCAATCAGCAACAGGCTCACCGGAGCGGTTCCTGCCGACGAGGCCCATCCTCTGTCCGAGTTTCGGCGTCACCAGGTCCCCTTTGTTATTTGCTCGGACAACCCAGCAATTCATCAGCGAGGCCTTGCAGAGGATGATGCTATGGCTATGACCGAGGGACTATCTGCCATCGATATTTACCAACAATTCGAAGTTGCCAAGCGGTTCTCCTTCATAGAGGGTCTAAATTGA
- a CDS encoding non-canonical purine NTP pyrophosphatase, translated as MSGNQHKVNEVQRILTPVGVDVVPVSRKIEELQTEDVERLVRDKLIKAFEVIGRPLFVEHTGLYLSGLNGLPAGLTQIFWDKLEADRFVDLVAGLGDDAVTAKTVLGYCDGREIRFFYGSIEGTVPLVPAGPMDFQWDCVFVPNGHTKTFAEMGAAKDAISMRRKALDQFAEYLKTLGT; from the coding sequence ATGTCCGGGAATCAGCACAAGGTCAACGAGGTGCAACGAATTCTTACCCCTGTTGGGGTGGACGTAGTGCCTGTGTCGCGGAAAATTGAAGAGTTACAGACCGAGGACGTCGAGCGCTTGGTTCGGGACAAATTAATCAAGGCATTTGAGGTTATAGGTCGCCCTCTTTTTGTCGAACATACAGGGCTCTACCTAAGCGGTCTCAATGGGCTTCCAGCTGGGCTGACCCAGATTTTTTGGGACAAGCTGGAAGCAGATCGATTCGTTGATCTTGTAGCGGGTCTCGGAGATGACGCAGTAACCGCAAAAACAGTGCTCGGATACTGTGATGGGCGCGAGATCCGCTTTTTCTACGGCTCCATTGAAGGAACTGTGCCTCTCGTACCGGCTGGTCCAATGGACTTCCAGTGGGACTGCGTTTTCGTCCCGAACGGTCACACCAAAACCTTTGCTGAAATGGGGGCGGCCAAAGACGCCATCTCTATGCGTCGCAAAGCTCTCGACCAATTCGCCGAATACCTCAAAACTTTGGGAACATAA
- a CDS encoding IS3 family transposase (programmed frameshift), whose translation MTKKRNFSPEFRLEAAQLVVDQGYTLKAACEAMGVGKSTMEYWVRRLRAERAGHAPQSGEALTLEQREIQDLKRKLRRVEEEKAIPKKGYRSLDVGLPEQFSIIERLEESYAVQHLCQVFGVHRSSYRAWRDRNKTPSKDEQMLLKQVVEAHAASNGSAGARSIAMMVTQAGIPLSRYRAGRRMKQLGLTSTQPPSHRYKKADQPHLAIPNLLDREFDVTVPNKTWAGDITYLWTGARWAYLAVVIDLFSRKPVGWALSLSPNTDLVKKALLMAYESRGEPKGVLFHSDQGCQYTSQGFRQLLWRYRMTQSLSRRGNCWDNAPTERFFRSLKTEWVPAIGYPSIATAKSSIIEYMVGYYSSLRPHKHNDGLPPNEIEKKYWNAQKAVARNT comes from the exons ATGACCAAGAAAAGAAACTTCAGCCCGGAATTCCGTCTGGAAGCGGCCCAGCTTGTCGTCGACCAGGGCTACACACTGAAGGCGGCCTGCGAGGCCATGGGGGTTGGCAAGTCCACCATGGAGTATTGGGTTCGCAGGCTGCGTGCAGAACGGGCAGGTCATGCGCCGCAGAGTGGCGAGGCGCTGACCCTCGAACAGCGTGAGATTCAAGACCTGAAGCGCAAGCTGAGGCGGGTTGAGGAAGAAAAAGCCATTC CTAAAAAAGGCTACCGCTCTCTTGATGTCGGACTCCCTGAGCAATTCTCGATAATCGAGCGACTTGAAGAGAGCTATGCGGTGCAGCACCTGTGTCAGGTGTTTGGGGTGCATCGCAGTAGCTACCGGGCCTGGCGTGACCGGAACAAGACGCCCAGCAAGGATGAGCAAATGCTGTTGAAGCAGGTTGTCGAGGCGCATGCCGCCAGTAACGGCTCTGCCGGCGCTCGCAGCATTGCCATGATGGTGACCCAGGCAGGCATACCGCTGAGCCGCTATCGTGCGGGCAGGCGAATGAAGCAGCTTGGGCTGACCAGTACGCAGCCGCCGAGCCATCGCTACAAGAAGGCCGATCAGCCTCACCTGGCGATCCCGAACCTGCTCGATCGGGAGTTCGATGTGACGGTCCCCAACAAGACTTGGGCCGGTGACATCACCTATCTCTGGACGGGAGCACGCTGGGCTTATTTGGCCGTCGTCATTGACTTGTTCTCACGTAAACCCGTGGGGTGGGCGCTGTCGCTCTCTCCGAATACTGACTTGGTGAAAAAGGCATTGCTGATGGCTTATGAGTCTCGCGGTGAGCCAAAAGGCGTTCTGTTCCACTCGGATCAGGGTTGTCAGTACACCAGCCAGGGCTTCCGGCAATTACTCTGGCGCTACCGGATGACGCAGAGCCTCAGCCGTCGTGGGAATTGCTGGGATAATGCCCCGACAGAGCGTTTTTTCAGGAGCCTGAAAACAGAATGGGTGCCAGCGATTGGCTACCCCAGTATTGCGACGGCGAAGTCATCGATCATCGAGTATATGGTCGGTTACTACAGCAGCCTCCGGCCACACAAGCATAACGATGGGCTGCCGCCGAATGAGATAGAAAAGAAGTATTGGAATGCTCAAAAGGCAGTGGCTAGAAACACTTGA
- a CDS encoding SIR2 family protein encodes MNAELLHSYRAGKLMLFVGAGVSANLSLPTWSELTAHIALELGYDPKIFSTYGTPLALAEYYKRKKGTLGPLLSWMDREWHKPTTDISTSEIHRLITLGRFSRIYTTNYDRWLEMAHDKFEVPFDKIANVADLVSATEGQRQIVKLHGDFDDGNSIVLDETSYFHRLSYDSPLDIKLSNDVLGNSVLFIGYSVSDINIRLLFYRLTEMWGRSVLPSARPKSYVFTNRPNPVTQEVLGQWGIEIIVSEEDDPKKALTSFLQELVS; translated from the coding sequence ATGAATGCCGAGTTGCTACATTCATATCGCGCCGGCAAACTGATGCTTTTTGTAGGCGCAGGGGTTTCCGCCAACCTTAGTCTGCCTACTTGGAGCGAGCTAACCGCCCATATTGCACTGGAGTTGGGCTATGACCCAAAGATCTTTTCCACATATGGTACCCCGCTTGCGCTTGCCGAATACTACAAAAGAAAGAAAGGTACTTTGGGCCCGCTACTAAGCTGGATGGATCGCGAATGGCACAAGCCTACTACAGACATCTCGACGTCCGAAATTCATCGACTGATTACCCTTGGACGATTCTCAAGGATCTACACCACCAACTATGATCGATGGCTTGAAATGGCTCACGACAAGTTCGAGGTGCCATTTGACAAAATCGCCAACGTTGCCGACCTCGTATCTGCAACGGAGGGCCAGCGTCAGATTGTGAAACTACACGGGGATTTCGATGACGGAAACTCAATCGTACTCGACGAAACCAGTTACTTTCACCGACTGAGTTATGACTCTCCGCTGGATATCAAGCTCAGCAACGACGTCCTGGGAAATTCTGTTCTCTTCATCGGATACAGTGTCTCGGATATTAATATTCGACTCCTTTTTTATCGATTGACGGAAATGTGGGGGCGCTCAGTTCTGCCCTCTGCAAGGCCAAAGTCTTACGTCTTCACAAATAGACCGAATCCCGTGACACAGGAAGTATTGGGACAGTGGGGAATCGAGATTATCGTTTCAGAGGAGGATGATCCCAAGAAAGCGCTCACGTCTTTTCTACAGGAATTAGTGAGTTAG
- a CDS encoding BrnT family toxin: MRVSATVCSKGGVGKTTVTANLSGLLADAGFRVLLLEIRAKSEDEQRFLLIGQIDGKHWSAVVAYREGRTRLISARRSRKQEVELYES, from the coding sequence ATGCGTGTTTCCGCGACGGTCTGTTCCAAGGGTGGCGTGGGCAAGACCACCGTCACCGCCAATCTGAGCGGTTTGCTGGCTGACGCCGGCTTCCGGGTACTGCTGCTGGAAATCCGTGCAAAATCGGAAGACGAACAACGGTTCTTGCTGATCGGCCAAATTGATGGAAAGCACTGGTCGGCTGTCGTCGCATACAGGGAAGGCCGTACTCGTCTGATTTCAGCCAGGCGCTCTCGCAAGCAGGAGGTTGAGCTCTATGAAAGCTAA